The Chloroflexota bacterium genome includes a window with the following:
- a CDS encoding SDR family oxidoreductase produces MRVLLTGHTGYIGTVMAPMLARAGHEVIGLDTGLFEGNLLGRADALPAMRLDIRDVAQDDLAGFDAIVHLAGLSNDPLGDLNADLTFEINHRASVRLARLARAAGVERFVFASSCSLYGASGDEMVTETAAFNPVTAYGSSKIKVEQDVAPLATDDFSPVFLRNATAYGASPRLRGDLAVNNLAGFAFTTGRVEIMSDGSPWRPFVHVEDISLGVLCALEAPREAIHNQAFNIGRDDENYQIRDVAEMVREAVAGSTVQYASDASPDKRCYRVSFAKARDGLPGFRPTWSVKKGIEQLLESYHRHHLQFDDLIGPRFQRIRHIRQLLAEGQLQDDLRWMAGATAHPASVLV; encoded by the coding sequence TTGCGAGTCCTACTGACGGGGCACACGGGCTACATCGGAACAGTCATGGCGCCGATGCTCGCGCGGGCAGGGCATGAGGTCATCGGCCTGGATACCGGACTGTTCGAGGGCAACCTCCTCGGACGGGCCGACGCGCTTCCGGCGATGCGGCTCGACATCCGCGACGTCGCCCAGGACGACCTGGCTGGCTTCGATGCCATCGTGCACCTCGCCGGGCTCTCCAACGACCCGCTGGGCGATCTGAACGCCGATCTGACCTTCGAGATCAACCACCGGGCCTCGGTCCGGCTGGCGCGGCTGGCGCGGGCCGCCGGCGTCGAGCGGTTCGTCTTCGCCTCCTCGTGCAGCCTGTACGGCGCAAGCGGCGACGAGATGGTGACGGAGACCGCCGCCTTCAACCCGGTGACGGCGTACGGCAGCTCGAAGATCAAGGTCGAGCAGGACGTGGCCCCGCTCGCGACGGACGACTTCTCGCCCGTCTTCCTGCGGAATGCCACGGCCTACGGGGCCTCGCCTCGGCTGCGCGGCGATCTCGCCGTCAACAACCTGGCCGGCTTCGCCTTCACCACCGGCCGCGTCGAGATCATGAGCGACGGCTCGCCCTGGCGCCCGTTCGTCCACGTCGAGGACATCTCGCTCGGCGTCCTCTGCGCGCTCGAAGCGCCGCGCGAGGCGATCCACAACCAGGCGTTTAACATCGGTCGGGACGACGAGAACTACCAGATTCGGGACGTCGCCGAGATGGTCCGCGAGGCCGTCGCCGGCAGCACCGTGCAGTACGCCTCGGACGCCAGCCCGGACAAGCGCTGCTACCGCGTGAGCTTCGCGAAGGCGCGCGACGGGCTGCCCGGCTTCCGCCCGACGTGGTCCGTGAAGAAGGGCATCGAGCAGCTCCTGGAGTCGTACCACCGGCACCACCTCCAGTTCGACGACCTGATCGGTCCGCGCTTCCAGCGCATTCGGCACATTCGCCAGCTGCTGGCCGAGGGGCAGCTGCAGGACGACTTGCGCTGGATGGCCGGCGCGACCGCGCACCCGGCGTCGGTGCTGGTCTAG
- the rfbF gene encoding glucose-1-phosphate cytidylyltransferase, whose translation MKVAILAGGMGTRLAEETSVRPKPLVEIGGKPILWHIMQLYAHHGFSDFAVALGYRGDDIKRYMLDLYRLNGSLHIDYAERGVHHDANGHNGNGTGHHTNGYDRAAGIESWRVDLVETGETTQTGGRIKRLTPYLKDSTFMVTYGDGVADVDLRALLAFHRQHGRLATVTAVKPTARFGILQIDGDRVTSFREKRTTDEGWINGGFFVCEPEVLDYIQGDDTVWEREPLEALARDGQLVAYRHDSFWQCMDTLREKQLLQELWDRGNPPWKVWGNHCESY comes from the coding sequence GTGAAGGTTGCGATCCTGGCCGGGGGGATGGGCACCCGCCTGGCCGAAGAAACATCGGTGCGGCCAAAGCCACTGGTCGAGATCGGCGGCAAGCCGATTCTCTGGCACATCATGCAGCTGTACGCGCATCATGGTTTCAGCGACTTCGCTGTGGCGCTGGGATATCGTGGGGACGATATCAAGCGCTACATGCTCGACCTGTATCGGCTGAACGGGTCGCTCCATATCGACTATGCCGAGCGCGGTGTCCACCATGACGCCAACGGCCACAACGGGAACGGGACTGGCCATCACACCAATGGCTACGACCGTGCAGCGGGAATCGAATCCTGGCGCGTTGACCTGGTCGAGACCGGCGAGACGACGCAGACCGGGGGGCGCATCAAGCGCCTGACGCCGTACCTGAAGGACTCCACCTTCATGGTCACCTACGGTGACGGCGTCGCCGACGTGGACCTGCGCGCGCTTCTGGCATTCCACCGGCAGCATGGGCGGCTCGCCACCGTCACCGCCGTCAAACCAACGGCCCGCTTCGGCATCCTGCAGATCGATGGTGACCGCGTCACCAGCTTCCGCGAGAAGCGCACGACGGACGAGGGCTGGATCAACGGCGGCTTCTTTGTCTGCGAGCCGGAGGTGCTCGACTACATCCAGGGGGATGACACGGTCTGGGAGCGGGAGCCGCTCGAAGCGCTGGCGCGGGATGGGCAGCTGGTGGCGTACCGGCACGACTCCTTCTGGCAGTGCATGGACACGCTGCGTGAGAAGCAGCTGCTGCAAGAACTGTGGGACCGGGGCAATCCGCCCTGGAAAGTCTGGGGGAACCATTGCGAGTCCTACTGA
- a CDS encoding response regulator transcription factor, which produces MKVLLADDDLDTLDITSYALRKEGFDIVTARNGKQALSRWEDEPTDLVVVSSTLPKINGFDVCQRIRAAQHLPVIVLLPRNDEEDILRGFRSGADDCLAKPVSVRQLSARMRRIGWRYQVRPLLTPPSVLRIADLEIDFHAHQAFKGGESIQLTPLEFRILNVLALNAGRTVSYAHLLDHTWGYGRGQATLLRAHITHLRRKLGLGYGRQAGIRSIQSVGYALVS; this is translated from the coding sequence ATGAAGGTGCTGCTTGCCGATGACGATCTGGATACCCTCGACATTACGAGTTATGCGCTTCGCAAGGAGGGCTTTGACATCGTAACGGCGAGGAATGGAAAGCAGGCGCTAAGCCGCTGGGAGGATGAGCCGACCGATCTGGTTGTTGTGTCGTCCACATTGCCGAAGATCAATGGGTTCGATGTGTGCCAGCGGATTCGGGCGGCTCAGCACCTCCCGGTGATCGTGCTGCTTCCGCGCAATGATGAAGAGGATATTCTCCGGGGGTTCCGGAGTGGCGCTGACGACTGTCTCGCCAAGCCGGTGAGCGTCCGCCAGTTGAGCGCGCGGATGCGCCGGATCGGGTGGCGGTACCAGGTCAGGCCGTTGCTGACGCCGCCCTCAGTGCTGCGGATCGCCGATCTGGAGATCGACTTCCACGCACATCAGGCATTCAAGGGGGGTGAGTCCATCCAGTTGACGCCGCTGGAGTTCAGGATTCTGAACGTGCTGGCGCTCAATGCCGGGCGGACGGTCTCCTACGCGCACCTGCTCGACCATACCTGGGGGTATGGCCGCGGGCAGGCAACGCTCCTTCGCGCACACATCACCCATCTTCGCCGAAAGCTCGGGCTGGGCTACGGGCGACAGGCGGGCATCCGCTCGATTCAGAGCGTCGGCTATGCGCTTGTCTCGTAG
- a CDS encoding response regulator transcription factor encodes MIERRLGANPAPGSWQHPQWSGSASGEGRLHTHDSVSNMNVRDPAQMPISVVLGDSNLLLVRTLGALIDAQPDFQVVRSQTDAEQVFDTILTVEPDVVLLGTDLLLQDFPRWVALFREGRSSSKLIIMSSSEDEAVLEASIRAGAVGYIHGGLPPEEIVNAVRRVNNGDVLFAPQVLVGLLQRPNRPPEPTESSPSSAPGRRELEVLRALARGLSTQEVSEHLGITSHTVRSHVRNVMAKLQARTKLEAVMIALREGLIKLER; translated from the coding sequence GTGATCGAGAGAAGACTAGGGGCGAATCCGGCGCCAGGCAGCTGGCAGCACCCACAATGGTCAGGGAGCGCCTCGGGGGAGGGGCGACTGCACACACATGATTCCGTCAGCAACATGAACGTGCGTGACCCGGCGCAAATGCCGATCTCTGTCGTGCTGGGCGACAGCAACTTGCTGTTGGTCCGGACGCTCGGCGCGTTGATCGATGCACAGCCAGACTTCCAGGTGGTCAGATCGCAGACCGACGCCGAGCAGGTGTTCGATACCATCTTGACGGTCGAGCCGGACGTGGTCCTCCTGGGAACGGACTTGCTGCTGCAGGACTTCCCTCGCTGGGTCGCCCTCTTTCGGGAGGGGCGGTCCTCCTCGAAGCTGATCATCATGTCGTCGAGCGAGGACGAGGCGGTCCTTGAGGCTAGTATCCGGGCTGGCGCGGTGGGCTACATCCACGGCGGCCTGCCGCCAGAAGAGATCGTCAATGCCGTCCGCCGCGTCAACAACGGCGACGTGCTGTTCGCGCCGCAGGTGCTTGTCGGCCTGCTGCAGCGGCCGAACCGCCCGCCAGAGCCCACGGAGAGCTCGCCCTCGTCAGCCCCTGGCCGCCGTGAGCTGGAGGTGCTGCGCGCCCTGGCCCGTGGCCTGAGCACGCAGGAGGTCTCCGAGCACCTGGGGATCACCTCCCACACCGTGCGGAGCCACGTGCGCAACGTGATGGCGAAGCTTCAAGCGCGGACCAAACTTGAGGCTGTCATGATTGCGTTACGCGAAGGGCTCATCAAACTTGAACGATAG
- a CDS encoding HlyD family efflux transporter periplasmic adaptor subunit translates to MPGVALRRRSYLAVGGLSLLVMSVACTGPGPASRQAPPPAAEVVAVASPTPVPPTGFQVGAVRVGPITESVALTGRVADRSETPITAPVAVRIASYLVELGKPVTEGQQLAEVDATGAERELSDTRARKEAADARLERARGVLNARRQRADEDLTRMTAPPAQSEQLQAAGAVATARENLRKAEADVARLNSPAASADAKVAEQAVLSAQSMLKKAETDLARLKKGADPSDLRRAQNDVATAESNLAKAVEAHRVLTAGPEPFALRAAERAVMDAEQQLRTAESIKPLPIVYSRTNDGKTDREARRRAEQEAENARVARDADIKKAELGLKNAIDQLNKVRQPPPASEVQSAVRAVESGERSLTDAKEKLALVQAGPKPEEIEAAEIAVTSAQATLDRAVINLETARSGPSESDAASARASLVSARSNLEVAVARQNELMAGKNPDSTEVRAAQDRIALLDKLAESSLEAIDEQASSIDPKDKEMLDAVGLYRDALKAAADEQARLTQAEQAVQATRLVAPSAGVVTAIVTQPGEQTQPGKPVLFLAKPGEPIVKADIPARDGGRIANGQAAKVELAEQPGTIYDATVVDVADSESGRRVTLQAVWGGNPPAYGQVIQSTVVVQEKPAALLVPRRAVTSVGSRRYVDIFDRTPPRRVAVEVGLSNADEVEVTGDIREGQPVLVAP, encoded by the coding sequence ATGCCTGGAGTAGCGCTGAGGCGGCGGAGCTATCTCGCAGTCGGGGGACTGTCGCTGCTCGTGATGTCGGTGGCGTGTACCGGGCCTGGTCCGGCGAGCCGTCAAGCGCCGCCGCCCGCCGCTGAGGTGGTGGCTGTCGCATCGCCGACGCCGGTCCCGCCCACGGGTTTCCAGGTCGGCGCGGTGCGTGTCGGCCCGATCACGGAGTCTGTCGCGCTTACCGGGCGGGTTGCCGACCGCTCGGAGACACCCATCACCGCGCCAGTCGCCGTCCGTATCGCCTCCTATCTCGTGGAGCTGGGAAAGCCCGTGACCGAGGGGCAGCAGCTGGCCGAGGTGGACGCGACCGGCGCTGAACGTGAGTTGAGCGACACACGCGCGCGAAAGGAGGCGGCCGATGCGCGCCTGGAGCGCGCGCGCGGCGTCCTCAACGCGCGGCGGCAGCGCGCCGACGAGGATCTCACGCGGATGACTGCGCCGCCGGCCCAATCCGAGCAGCTTCAGGCGGCCGGTGCGGTGGCGACCGCGCGCGAGAATCTCCGCAAGGCCGAGGCTGACGTCGCTCGGCTCAATTCGCCAGCGGCCTCAGCGGACGCCAAGGTGGCGGAGCAGGCGGTCCTCTCGGCCCAATCGATGCTCAAGAAGGCCGAGACGGATCTCGCGCGCTTGAAGAAGGGTGCCGATCCTTCGGATCTGCGGCGCGCGCAGAACGACGTGGCGACGGCCGAGAGTAACCTCGCCAAGGCGGTCGAGGCCCACCGTGTGCTGACGGCCGGCCCCGAGCCGTTCGCGCTGCGGGCCGCCGAGCGCGCAGTGATGGACGCCGAGCAGCAATTGCGGACCGCCGAGAGCATCAAGCCGCTGCCGATCGTCTACTCGCGGACGAACGACGGCAAGACGGACCGCGAGGCGCGCCGGCGCGCGGAGCAGGAGGCTGAGAACGCCCGCGTGGCGCGGGATGCCGACATCAAGAAGGCCGAGCTGGGGCTGAAGAACGCCATCGACCAGCTCAACAAGGTGCGCCAGCCGCCGCCAGCTTCAGAGGTGCAGTCCGCCGTGCGGGCTGTCGAGTCTGGCGAGCGGAGCCTGACCGATGCGAAGGAGAAGCTCGCCCTGGTGCAGGCCGGGCCGAAGCCCGAGGAGATCGAAGCGGCAGAGATCGCCGTGACGAGCGCCCAGGCGACGCTGGACCGGGCGGTCATCAACTTGGAGACGGCCCGCTCCGGCCCGTCCGAGAGCGATGCTGCATCCGCCCGGGCCAGCCTGGTGAGTGCGCGGTCCAACCTCGAAGTGGCCGTCGCACGGCAGAACGAGCTGATGGCCGGCAAGAATCCGGATTCGACGGAGGTGCGCGCCGCCCAGGACCGCATCGCCCTGCTCGACAAGCTTGCTGAGTCGTCGCTGGAGGCCATCGACGAGCAGGCGTCCAGCATCGATCCGAAGGACAAGGAGATGCTCGACGCCGTCGGGCTGTACCGCGACGCGCTCAAGGCGGCAGCCGACGAGCAGGCGCGGCTCACGCAGGCCGAGCAGGCTGTCCAGGCGACGCGGCTGGTGGCGCCGAGTGCCGGGGTCGTGACGGCCATCGTGACGCAGCCGGGTGAGCAGACGCAGCCGGGCAAGCCGGTCCTCTTCCTGGCGAAGCCAGGGGAGCCGATCGTCAAGGCCGATATCCCGGCGCGGGATGGCGGGCGCATCGCCAACGGGCAGGCAGCGAAGGTGGAGCTGGCCGAGCAGCCCGGCACGATCTACGACGCGACGGTCGTCGACGTGGCCGACAGCGAGTCCGGACGGCGGGTGACCCTCCAGGCGGTCTGGGGCGGCAACCCGCCAGCGTACGGCCAGGTGATCCAGTCGACGGTCGTGGTGCAGGAGAAGCCGGCCGCCTTGCTGGTTCCGCGCCGCGCGGTCACGAGCGTGGGCAGCCGCCGCTACGTTGATATCTTCGACCGGACACCGCCGCGCCGCGTGGCTGTCGAAGTCGGCCTGTCGAACGCCGACGAGGTCGAAGTGACTGGCGACATCCGCGAAGGGCAACCGGTGCTCGTCGCCCCGTGA
- a CDS encoding carbohydrate binding domain-containing protein: MTATPGVAVAAASWDGVPSVSADYSRDVESWWADHPFNPDSANYAPSIASPSNQVNVRTQFNGSINSAINSLPASGGTLYLPAGTYTGGFSLIGKSHVHFIGEPGTIIRGSGQNYVLGCSMAGDYATFSSKVKERDPAALVCATTGRIQDVYFKNITFDGSGSGLVGVYLAAARDVVFDNVTLQNYYDPKSSHRGLITGNALLDNVWVRDSKFVGSERYALYLDGLHGGGVINSTVEAGFSGGGFLFLTNDDFSRDINGNGRIDLPEQRTAQQVVVYGNTFKGSTYDLVSATGREILVTKNTATGVNAVVANFQSKSSHIDGNLVYEYFGNRVVANKIYQARNLIEIAASVTCPMGSNCARVGQYQARDNDIARNSTWAGPAKVINTTYGTVEGPSVESNNCVGSNCSSGATPAPTSTSAPTNTPAPTNTPAPTSTPAPTSTTAPAPTNTPVPTSTPVTPPPTATAAPASPPASGTDLVTNGSFDAATSGYPTGWRARANAAWDGSTKRSGAGSIKISGPAASTYSDQSLRLQPNTTYAVSYWVKAQGVTGSGISVRYAQTSPSTYILRQGDRVTGSQGWKQQTFTFTTPANYGDGRLDVVWDITGGQAWIDDLTLVAGSTPIADAPSSDAPVTGTPSPTNLLVNGALDDATDGYPTGWRPRSMAAWDGAVKHGGAGSIKISGPTASIYSDQSVRLKAGTAYTVRFWVKTDNVTGPGVGMRFAQLSPTSYTVAQSDRTTGTQAWTQKSFTFSTPANHTDGRIDLQWELTGGQAWIDDVELVEESGS, encoded by the coding sequence GTGACCGCTACCCCGGGCGTTGCCGTCGCAGCCGCGAGCTGGGATGGCGTCCCGAGTGTGTCGGCGGACTACTCGCGTGACGTTGAGTCGTGGTGGGCGGATCACCCCTTCAACCCCGATTCGGCCAACTACGCGCCGTCGATCGCCTCGCCGTCGAATCAGGTCAACGTCCGGACGCAGTTCAACGGCAGTATCAACTCGGCTATCAACTCGCTGCCGGCCAGCGGCGGCACGCTGTACCTGCCGGCGGGTACCTACACCGGCGGCTTCAGTCTGATCGGCAAGAGTCACGTCCACTTCATCGGCGAGCCCGGCACCATCATCCGGGGCAGCGGCCAGAACTACGTGCTTGGCTGCTCGATGGCCGGGGACTATGCCACCTTCTCCTCGAAGGTCAAGGAGCGCGACCCGGCGGCCCTCGTCTGTGCCACCACCGGGCGGATCCAGGACGTCTACTTCAAGAACATCACGTTTGATGGCTCGGGCTCTGGCCTGGTCGGCGTCTACCTGGCGGCTGCGCGCGATGTCGTCTTCGACAACGTGACCCTCCAGAACTACTACGATCCGAAGAGCAGCCATCGCGGCCTGATCACCGGCAACGCCCTGCTCGACAACGTCTGGGTCCGCGACTCGAAGTTCGTGGGCAGCGAGCGGTACGCGCTCTACCTGGACGGCCTGCATGGCGGTGGCGTCATCAACTCGACCGTCGAGGCCGGCTTCAGCGGCGGCGGCTTCCTCTTCCTGACGAACGACGACTTCTCCCGTGACATCAACGGCAATGGCCGCATCGACCTCCCCGAGCAGCGCACCGCCCAGCAGGTGGTGGTCTACGGCAACACGTTCAAGGGCAGCACCTACGATCTGGTGAGCGCCACCGGCCGCGAGATCCTGGTGACGAAGAACACGGCCACTGGCGTCAACGCCGTGGTCGCGAACTTCCAGTCCAAGAGCTCGCACATCGACGGCAACCTCGTCTACGAGTATTTCGGTAACCGTGTCGTCGCCAACAAGATCTACCAGGCGCGGAACCTGATCGAGATCGCCGCCTCGGTGACCTGCCCGATGGGCAGTAACTGCGCGCGTGTCGGCCAGTACCAGGCCCGCGACAACGATATCGCCCGCAACTCGACCTGGGCCGGCCCGGCCAAGGTCATCAACACCACCTACGGGACTGTCGAGGGTCCGAGCGTCGAGAGCAACAACTGTGTCGGCTCCAACTGCTCGAGTGGCGCGACGCCCGCGCCGACCAGCACGTCAGCCCCGACGAACACGCCGGCCCCCACAAACACGCCGGCCCCCACGAGCACTCCAGCCCCGACCAGCACGACAGCTCCCGCACCCACCAACACACCGGTGCCCACCAGCACACCGGTCACGCCGCCCCCGACGGCCACCGCTGCCCCCGCCTCGCCGCCCGCGAGTGGCACAGACCTCGTCACGAACGGCTCGTTTGACGCGGCGACCTCCGGCTACCCGACCGGCTGGCGCGCACGCGCCAACGCCGCCTGGGACGGATCCACCAAGCGCTCTGGTGCCGGCTCGATCAAGATCAGTGGCCCGGCGGCCTCGACCTACTCGGATCAGAGCCTGCGGCTCCAGCCGAACACCACGTACGCCGTCAGCTACTGGGTCAAGGCGCAGGGCGTCACTGGCTCGGGCATCAGCGTGCGCTACGCCCAGACCAGCCCATCCACCTACATCCTTCGCCAGGGAGACAGGGTCACCGGCTCGCAGGGCTGGAAGCAGCAGACCTTCACGTTCACCACGCCGGCCAACTACGGCGATGGCCGCCTGGATGTGGTCTGGGACATCACCGGCGGGCAGGCCTGGATCGACGATCTGACGCTCGTCGCTGGCTCCACGCCGATTGCCGATGCGCCGTCGAGCGACGCCCCCGTCACCGGAACGCCCTCGCCGACGAACCTGCTGGTGAACGGTGCGCTTGACGATGCCACCGACGGCTACCCGACGGGCTGGCGGCCGCGCTCGATGGCGGCCTGGGACGGCGCAGTCAAGCACGGTGGCGCTGGCTCCATCAAGATCAGCGGCCCGACCGCGTCGATCTACTCGGACCAGTCCGTCAGGCTGAAGGCTGGTACGGCCTACACTGTCCGCTTCTGGGTCAAGACGGACAACGTCACCGGCCCCGGGGTCGGCATGCGCTTCGCCCAGTTGAGCCCGACGTCGTACACCGTCGCGCAGAGCGACCGCACGACGGGCACCCAGGCCTGGACGCAGAAGAGCTTCACCTTCAGCACGCCCGCCAACCACACGGACGGTCGCATCGACCTGCAGTGGGAGCTGACCGGCGGGCAGGCCTGGATCGACGATGTCGAGCTGGTCGAGGAGAGCGGCAGCTAA